Proteins from a single region of Candidatus Campbellbacteria bacterium:
- the ruvA gene encoding Holliday junction branch migration protein RuvA, producing MIGHIFGKVINKDGFYLTIDVGGVGYMVVVSTKVFLGVKVGEDISLWIRTCAKDNDITLFGFGKKEDRAFFDMLLQVSGVGPKTAMSIVATTETKELSDAIAVGDAELFSELSGVRKKMSEKITLELKNKIGDMSTPLNKTEEEVIEALVSLGYERAEARRAQLETGKEGGDVSERIKRALSLLNNKR from the coding sequence ATGATTGGTCACATCTTTGGAAAGGTCATAAATAAAGACGGATTTTACTTAACTATAGATGTTGGGGGTGTTGGGTATATGGTCGTTGTCTCAACAAAGGTCTTTTTGGGCGTGAAGGTTGGCGAAGATATTTCTTTGTGGATAAGAACTTGTGCTAAAGACAATGACATAACCCTGTTTGGTTTTGGTAAAAAGGAAGACAGGGCATTTTTTGATATGTTGTTGCAGGTGTCGGGTGTCGGTCCAAAAACTGCGATGTCTATTGTCGCGACCACAGAGACCAAAGAACTCTCAGATGCCATAGCGGTCGGAGATGCTGAATTATTTTCAGAACTTTCTGGGGTGAGAAAAAAAATGTCTGAGAAAATAACATTGGAGTTGAAAAACAAAATTGGAGATATGTCTACCCCTCTTAACAAAACAGAGGAAGAAGTTATTGAGGCGCTTGTTTCGCTTGGTTATGAGAGAGCAGAAGCAAGACGCGCACAACTTGAGACAGGTAAAGAAGGCGGTGATGTTTCTGAAAGAATAAAAAGGGCTCTCTCCCTACTAAACAACAAAAGATGA
- the rpsT gene encoding 30S ribosomal protein S20, which yields MPITKSVKKAMRSSLRKREYNLNRTRAMRKAVNDVIKKAQSSDKAGAMEAYKVAQKAIDKAAKGGVIKKNTASRKKSRLVRMIKSSS from the coding sequence ATGCCAATCACAAAATCAGTAAAAAAGGCAATGCGTAGTTCGCTACGCAAAAGAGAATACAACCTAAATCGCACCCGTGCGATGCGTAAAGCCGTGAACGATGTAATAAAAAAAGCGCAGTCATCAGACAAAGCGGGCGCAATGGAAGCATACAAGGTCGCACAAAAAGCGATTGATAAAGCAGCGAAGGGTGGCGTGATAAAAAAGAACACAGCATCTCGCAAGAAGTCACGGCTTGTTAGGATGATCAAAAGCTCCTCGTAG
- a CDS encoding efflux RND transporter periplasmic adaptor subunit — protein sequence MTRKKKILITIIVLVVLIFVALFVFGGNDNNKETTETAKTENYQETILVSGRIEALRDVTLSFRSTSGIVSRIYRKTGEKVKKGTLLASLDIKDLTRRRNELTHSLEAQEARLAKLRRGATQEEKEVQAAKTNSTRQRLANAIRSADANAIQDLISIESSLRLNIDKWFINVTSDSPRLSVSISGTAKQNLENGRNRMGSILRTNTDNFLNSPIQDTESSVERLQKLIEDLKLAGIFANQVFAEIKRAEERGSLPIGASDPISNFAKEISSSIGKTTQSLNNVLAESSALKTAILDEKSLLAGTSEEDIREQIALVERAREEINRIDVDISRSKIFAPFDGVIGEVFVKEGEAAIEDRDGTIRFISDTSLKVVVDVSELDINYFNEGEEVQAEVEAIEEKFGAVINSVNVVEKVIDNVPTYKVEFAITDQDSRLRPGLSVDIDIPTKNHENIVTVPNGAIMRNANGDSTVTIIRTGETREQVVVETGVSTDRGTTEILSGVNEGDRVVVLMP from the coding sequence ATGACAAGAAAAAAGAAAATACTGATAACAATAATCGTCCTTGTAGTTTTAATTTTTGTTGCGCTTTTTGTTTTTGGCGGCAATGACAACAACAAAGAAACCACTGAAACAGCAAAGACAGAGAACTACCAAGAAACGATACTCGTTTCTGGGCGCATAGAGGCACTAAGAGATGTAACACTTTCTTTCAGAAGCACTTCTGGTATCGTCTCAAGAATCTATCGCAAAACAGGAGAAAAAGTCAAAAAAGGAACACTTCTCGCATCTCTTGATATAAAAGATTTAACAAGAAGAAGAAATGAACTTACCCATAGTTTAGAAGCGCAGGAGGCACGCCTTGCAAAACTAAGACGAGGTGCCACACAAGAAGAAAAGGAAGTCCAAGCGGCAAAGACCAACAGCACAAGACAAAGACTCGCAAATGCGATAAGAAGCGCAGATGCAAATGCGATACAAGATTTAATATCAATTGAATCATCTCTTCGTCTGAATATAGACAAGTGGTTTATAAATGTCACCTCTGACTCTCCACGGCTTTCAGTTTCTATCAGCGGAACCGCCAAACAAAACCTTGAAAATGGACGAAACAGAATGGGAAGCATCTTGCGAACAAACACCGACAATTTTTTGAACTCGCCAATACAAGACACCGAAAGTTCCGTTGAAAGATTACAAAAACTCATAGAAGACCTAAAATTAGCAGGCATTTTTGCAAACCAGGTCTTCGCTGAAATCAAAAGGGCAGAGGAAAGAGGTTCTTTGCCGATAGGCGCCTCAGACCCAATCTCTAATTTTGCAAAAGAAATATCAAGTTCCATAGGAAAAACAACGCAGAGCCTTAACAATGTTTTAGCAGAATCATCCGCACTAAAAACAGCAATCCTTGATGAAAAATCGCTCCTCGCTGGAACTTCGGAAGAAGACATCAGAGAACAGATAGCATTAGTAGAAAGAGCAAGGGAAGAGATAAACAGGATAGATGTTGATATAAGCCGCTCAAAAATTTTCGCTCCCTTTGACGGAGTCATAGGTGAAGTTTTTGTAAAAGAGGGCGAAGCAGCGATAGAAGACAGAGATGGAACAATCAGATTCATAAGCGACACATCTCTAAAAGTAGTCGTGGATGTTTCCGAGCTTGATATAAATTATTTTAATGAAGGAGAAGAAGTCCAAGCAGAAGTGGAAGCGATAGAAGAAAAATTTGGAGCAGTCATAAATAGTGTTAATGTCGTTGAAAAAGTAATTGATAATGTTCCGACATACAAAGTTGAATTTGCAATAACAGACCAAGACAGCCGCCTACGACCAGGTCTTTCAGTTGATATAGACATACCAACCAAAAATCACGAAAACATAGTAACAGTTCCAAACGGAGCGATAATGAGAAACGCCAACGGTGA